The Pseudomonas asiatica genome has a segment encoding these proteins:
- a CDS encoding acetolactate synthase large subunit, producing the protein MAKAADVVVQCLENEGVEYVFGIPGEENLDLLESLRKSKIKLVLTRHEQSAGFMAATYGRLTGKTGVSLSTLGPGATNLVTASAYAYLGGMPMMMITGQKPIKKSKQGRFQIIDVCGMMDPITKYTHQFASADNIPSRMREAFRLAEEEKPGAVHLELPEDIAAEQTDALPIPPSLHRRPLAEHVAIDAAVQKLLNARNPILVIGAGANRKMTAKVLKQLIDKTGIPFITTQMGKGVVDERHPRFLGNAALSSGDFVHRAVEAADLIVNIGHDVIEKPPFFMVRGGTEVIHINFRSAEVDAVYFPQVEVIGDIANAVWQISEALNDTSHWDFTRLMAIREANEAQIAEGADDNRFPVYPQRMVADIRRVLPSEGIVALDNGIYKIWFARNYKAHKPNTVLLDNALATMGAGLPSAMAAHLVHPDRPVISVCGDGGFMMNSQELETAVRLGMHITVVILRDDGYGMIRWKQANMGFTDFGLDYGNPDFVKYAEAYGANGHRVESAEGLLPLLEHCIKTPGVHVIDCPVDYSENDRILNSELRERALAV; encoded by the coding sequence ATGGCCAAGGCCGCCGATGTCGTTGTGCAATGCCTGGAAAACGAAGGTGTCGAGTATGTATTCGGCATTCCTGGTGAGGAAAACCTCGACCTGCTCGAATCCCTGCGCAAGTCGAAGATCAAGCTGGTACTTACCCGTCACGAGCAGTCCGCAGGTTTCATGGCTGCCACCTATGGTCGCCTGACCGGCAAGACCGGCGTCAGCCTGTCGACCCTCGGCCCTGGCGCCACCAACCTGGTCACCGCCAGCGCCTACGCCTACCTGGGCGGCATGCCGATGATGATGATCACCGGCCAGAAGCCGATCAAGAAGTCCAAGCAGGGCCGTTTCCAGATCATCGACGTGTGCGGCATGATGGACCCCATCACCAAGTACACCCACCAGTTCGCCTCCGCCGACAACATCCCTTCGCGCATGCGCGAAGCCTTCCGCCTGGCTGAAGAAGAAAAGCCGGGTGCCGTGCACCTGGAGCTGCCGGAAGACATCGCCGCCGAGCAGACCGACGCACTGCCGATCCCGCCAAGCCTGCACCGCCGTCCGCTGGCCGAGCACGTGGCGATCGACGCTGCCGTGCAAAAGCTGCTGAACGCCCGCAATCCGATCCTGGTGATCGGCGCCGGCGCCAACCGCAAGATGACCGCCAAGGTCCTCAAGCAGCTGATCGACAAGACCGGCATCCCGTTCATCACCACCCAGATGGGCAAAGGTGTGGTCGACGAGCGTCACCCGCGCTTCCTGGGCAACGCCGCGCTGTCGTCGGGTGACTTCGTGCACCGCGCCGTCGAAGCCGCCGACCTGATCGTCAACATCGGCCACGACGTGATCGAGAAGCCACCGTTCTTCATGGTCCGTGGCGGCACCGAGGTCATCCACATCAACTTCCGCTCCGCCGAAGTCGATGCCGTGTACTTCCCGCAGGTTGAAGTGATCGGCGACATCGCCAACGCCGTATGGCAGATCAGCGAAGCGCTGAACGACACTTCGCACTGGGACTTCACCCGCCTGATGGCGATCCGTGAAGCCAACGAAGCGCAGATCGCCGAAGGTGCCGACGACAACCGCTTCCCGGTCTACCCGCAGCGCATGGTCGCCGACATCCGTCGCGTGCTGCCGTCCGAAGGCATCGTTGCCCTGGACAACGGCATCTACAAGATCTGGTTCGCCCGCAACTACAAGGCGCACAAGCCGAACACCGTACTGCTGGACAACGCCCTGGCGACCATGGGCGCCGGCCTGCCATCGGCCATGGCCGCGCACCTGGTGCACCCGGACCGCCCGGTGATCTCGGTTTGCGGCGACGGCGGCTTCATGATGAACAGCCAGGAGCTGGAAACTGCAGTACGCCTGGGCATGCACATCACCGTGGTGATCCTGCGTGACGACGGCTACGGCATGATCCGCTGGAAGCAGGCCAACATGGGCTTCACCGATTTCGGCCTGGACTACGGCAACCCGGACTTCGTCAAGTACGCCGAAGCCTACGGTGCCAACGGCCACCGCGTGGAAAGCGCCGAAGGCCTGCTGCCGCTGCTCGAGCACTGCATCAAGACCCCAGGCGTGCACGTGATCGACTGCCCGGTCGATTACAGCGAGAACGACCGCATCCTCAACAGCGAGCTGCGTGAGCGCGCGCTGGCGGTGTAA
- a CDS encoding SDR family NAD(P)-dependent oxidoreductase codes for MTHSHKGTALITGASSGIGAVYAERLARLGYDLVLVARNRDRLNALASRISQETRQSVEVFPADLASPEELARVERKLREDASITLLVNNAGIGTHTPLLESDVERMAEMISLNVTALTRLTYAVTPGFVARQQGAVINISSVVSLVPELLNGVYGASKAYVTAFTQSLYKELSPHGIQVQAVLPGATATDFWAIGGLPVENLDPGIVMSVDDLVEGALQDFDNKVLISIPALHDLQRYETYESNRQALFGELSSNRLAPRYSAS; via the coding sequence ATGACTCACTCGCACAAAGGCACCGCTCTCATTACCGGCGCTTCCTCGGGTATCGGCGCGGTATACGCCGAGCGCCTGGCCCGCCTCGGCTATGACCTCGTGCTGGTCGCACGCAACCGCGACCGCCTCAATGCGCTGGCCAGCCGCATCAGCCAGGAAACCCGGCAAAGTGTCGAAGTCTTCCCGGCAGACCTGGCAAGCCCCGAGGAACTCGCCCGGGTCGAGCGCAAGTTGCGTGAAGACGCGAGCATCACCCTGCTGGTGAACAATGCCGGTATCGGCACCCATACCCCCCTGCTGGAAAGCGATGTCGAACGCATGGCCGAGATGATCAGCCTCAACGTCACCGCCCTCACCCGCCTTACCTATGCCGTAACGCCAGGCTTCGTTGCCCGCCAGCAAGGTGCAGTGATCAATATCTCGTCGGTCGTCAGCCTGGTCCCGGAGCTGCTCAATGGCGTTTATGGCGCCAGCAAGGCGTACGTCACCGCCTTCACCCAGTCGCTGTACAAGGAACTTTCACCACACGGCATCCAGGTCCAGGCCGTGCTGCCTGGTGCCACGGCCACCGACTTCTGGGCGATTGGCGGCTTGCCGGTGGAGAACCTCGACCCAGGTATCGTGATGTCGGTTGACGACCTGGTCGAAGGCGCCCTACAGGACTTCGACAACAAGGTACTGATCTCCATCCCTGCCCTGCATGACCTGCAGCGCTACGAAACCTACGAGAGCAACCGTCAGGCCCTGTTCGGTGAGCTTTCCAGCAACCGGCTGGCACCGCGCTACAGTGCCAGCTGA
- a CDS encoding NADH:flavin oxidoreductase → MTAFKTRTLTQIDIAGLALPNRLAVAPMTRVSASETGDATAAMAHYYERFAKGGFGLVITEGLYTDQQYSQGYRYQPGMTDEQQASTWRPVVERIHAHQGAVFAQLMHAGALSQGNRFKRETAAPSAVRPKGEQMPFYHGDGRYAEPKAMTDEDIADAITGFANAAKRAMQVAGFDGIEIHGANGYLLDQFLTDYSNQRSDRWGGCTERRVQLTLEVVRAVRANVGDVPLGVRISQGKVNDFGHKWAGGERDAEAIFGSLRDVGVDFIHVTEHEAWQPAFSSSAASLVQLARRYAPGALLIANGGLQDVQRADSVLDEGADMVALGKAALANPDYPRRLASQQALAPFDPAILGPIANIKDTELAL, encoded by the coding sequence ATGACAGCTTTCAAAACACGCACTTTAACGCAAATCGATATTGCTGGGCTGGCATTGCCCAATCGCCTGGCGGTAGCGCCCATGACCCGCGTCAGCGCGAGCGAAACCGGTGATGCCACGGCAGCCATGGCCCACTACTACGAACGTTTCGCAAAAGGCGGCTTTGGCCTGGTCATCACCGAAGGCCTGTATACCGACCAGCAGTACTCGCAGGGCTACCGGTACCAGCCCGGCATGACGGATGAGCAGCAGGCAAGTACCTGGCGACCAGTCGTCGAACGGATACACGCCCACCAGGGCGCGGTATTTGCGCAACTGATGCATGCGGGCGCGTTGAGCCAAGGCAACCGTTTCAAGCGTGAAACCGCGGCGCCTTCGGCGGTTCGGCCCAAAGGCGAGCAGATGCCGTTCTACCATGGGGATGGGCGCTATGCAGAGCCCAAAGCCATGACCGATGAAGACATTGCCGATGCCATCACCGGTTTCGCCAATGCCGCAAAACGGGCCATGCAGGTCGCCGGTTTCGATGGTATCGAGATTCACGGTGCCAACGGTTACCTGCTCGACCAGTTCCTTACCGACTACAGCAACCAACGGAGCGATCGCTGGGGTGGCTGCACCGAGCGGCGCGTGCAACTGACGCTCGAGGTGGTCAGGGCCGTTCGCGCCAACGTGGGTGATGTGCCGCTTGGCGTGCGTATTTCCCAAGGCAAGGTCAACGACTTCGGGCACAAGTGGGCGGGGGGCGAGCGGGACGCGGAAGCCATCTTTGGCTCGCTGCGTGATGTGGGCGTCGACTTCATCCATGTCACCGAGCACGAAGCCTGGCAACCGGCGTTTTCCAGCAGTGCTGCCAGCCTGGTACAGCTGGCACGGCGTTATGCGCCTGGGGCCCTGCTGATTGCCAATGGTGGCTTGCAGGATGTGCAGCGTGCCGACAGTGTTCTGGATGAGGGTGCCGATATGGTTGCACTCGGCAAGGCAGCGCTGGCAAATCCGGACTACCCGCGGCGCCTGGCGAGCCAGCAGGCGCTTGCACCGTTCGACCCAGCCATTCTCGGCCCGATTGCCAATATCAAGGACACCGAACTCGCCCTTTGA
- a CDS encoding dTMP kinase yields MTRPLFVSIDGPKGTGKTTLLEAVTKALRADNKKVIRLCEKKSDPYRGETMALVNQLVRNPSRDLELRVCERFAESRAWISRHVLPRQPVDSIILIDRWYPSDAAFRRSVAFDEILRLNLERNVQVPDLHVGVVTAPDTSWARAAARTRGLGSTVIHSLDEQVACTEAFERAVAEHGWVLCRNEGAIEDATLQVVAEIDGVLQCVDRAGGWPVRGGS; encoded by the coding sequence ATGACCCGCCCGCTGTTTGTTTCCATCGATGGGCCCAAGGGCACTGGCAAGACCACGCTTCTGGAGGCGGTTACCAAGGCCCTGAGGGCTGACAACAAGAAAGTGATCCGGCTTTGCGAGAAAAAAAGCGATCCCTACCGGGGAGAAACCATGGCCCTCGTCAACCAACTGGTCAGAAACCCCTCCCGGGACCTGGAATTGAGGGTATGCGAGCGCTTCGCCGAAAGCCGTGCCTGGATTTCCCGGCATGTGCTGCCCAGGCAGCCAGTAGACAGCATCATCCTGATCGATCGCTGGTACCCGTCTGATGCCGCATTTCGCCGTAGCGTGGCGTTCGACGAGATCCTGCGCCTGAACCTCGAGCGAAATGTGCAAGTGCCCGATTTGCATGTCGGCGTTGTCACGGCCCCTGATACTTCATGGGCAAGGGCCGCGGCACGAACGCGTGGGTTGGGCAGTACGGTGATCCATAGCCTGGACGAGCAGGTTGCCTGTACCGAGGCGTTCGAACGTGCGGTAGCGGAACACGGCTGGGTACTGTGCCGTAATGAAGGGGCCATCGAGGATGCAACGCTGCAGGTAGTGGCTGAGATCGATGGCGTGCTTCAGTGTGTTGATCGGGCTGGGGGCTGGCCTGTTCGCGGTGGTAGCTGA
- a CDS encoding GlxA family transcriptional regulator: MHRIGYLITEGFQIMGLATQTVFEVANLVAGEAFYRVQNFSVGGGMVRSSLGMPIETLPLAAPGLADTWMVSGTLTPETPPADEVLACVQGFVASARRTAGLCTGTFVLAQAGVLDNRRATTHWAYAKALRTLHPKVEVDDDRIFIIDGPVWTSAGMTAALDMALAMVEKDLGAELARSVAHKLVMHQRRSGGQSQHSELLALAPKSDRVQSALEYARQHLSRPLSVEELAGVVHLSPRQFTRVFTAETGQSPAKAVENLRLEAARLMIEQSRHSLDVVARETGFRDRRHLREVFIRGFGVPPQAVRRDARRVV, from the coding sequence ATGCATCGCATCGGCTATCTGATCACCGAAGGTTTTCAAATCATGGGCCTGGCCACGCAGACGGTGTTCGAGGTCGCCAACCTCGTCGCCGGGGAGGCGTTTTACCGGGTGCAGAACTTCTCGGTAGGTGGCGGCATGGTCCGCTCATCGCTGGGTATGCCCATCGAAACCCTGCCGTTGGCTGCACCAGGCCTGGCTGACACCTGGATGGTCAGCGGTACCCTGACCCCCGAGACGCCCCCCGCCGATGAGGTGCTGGCGTGTGTGCAAGGCTTTGTTGCCAGTGCGCGCAGGACTGCCGGGCTGTGTACCGGCACCTTCGTGCTGGCTCAGGCCGGCGTGCTGGACAATCGCCGGGCCACCACCCACTGGGCCTATGCCAAGGCACTGCGCACCCTGCACCCCAAGGTCGAGGTCGACGATGACCGGATCTTCATCATCGATGGGCCGGTCTGGACATCGGCGGGCATGACCGCGGCCCTCGACATGGCGCTGGCCATGGTGGAGAAAGACCTGGGGGCAGAGCTGGCCAGGTCGGTGGCGCACAAGTTGGTGATGCATCAGCGGCGCTCGGGCGGGCAGTCGCAACATTCCGAACTGCTCGCCCTGGCGCCGAAGTCGGACCGCGTCCAGAGCGCCCTGGAATACGCCCGCCAGCACCTGAGCCGCCCGCTCAGTGTCGAAGAGCTGGCCGGTGTGGTGCACCTGAGCCCCAGGCAGTTCACCCGGGTGTTCACTGCCGAAACCGGGCAGTCCCCGGCCAAGGCCGTGGAGAACCTGCGCCTGGAGGCTGCCCGCCTGATGATCGAGCAAAGCCGGCACAGCCTGGACGTGGTGGCCAGGGAGACAGGCTTCAGAGACCGCCGGCACCTGCGCGAGGTGTTCATCCGCGGGTTTGGGGTGCCGCCGCAGGCGGTGCGCAGGGATGCCAGGCGAGTGGTCTAG
- a CDS encoding LysR family transcriptional regulator, producing MLVADLRVFLAVVAAGTLSAAGRQLDVSPMQVSRRLAALEEELGVRLFHRTTRAVALTAEGEALLPYARTMTEAEDSALGELRPSSSTVKGLLRITAPSVFGQGIVVGLLPQLLARYPDLRIDLDVSDKLVDLVGQGLDLALRVAPLADSELVARKIAPNPRVLCAAPAYLQQHGQPRTMADLEQHACIMLQAVPRWPFVVDGGLQHRRMQARVSTSSVEAVRSAAVQGLGIAMLAHWDVFQHIRDGLLVEITLQDAQMEQLAVWAVMPTRRYVPARVKVFLEALEGALARHGRPA from the coding sequence ATGCTCGTTGCCGACCTGCGGGTTTTCCTCGCTGTCGTCGCCGCCGGCACCCTGTCAGCGGCAGGCCGCCAGCTCGATGTGTCGCCCATGCAGGTATCACGCAGGCTTGCGGCATTGGAGGAAGAACTCGGCGTGCGCCTGTTCCATCGAACCACCCGTGCCGTGGCCCTGACGGCAGAGGGTGAGGCGCTGCTGCCGTATGCCAGGACCATGACGGAAGCCGAGGACAGCGCGCTTGGCGAGTTGCGGCCGTCATCAAGCACCGTCAAAGGGCTGTTGCGTATTACAGCGCCCAGTGTTTTCGGCCAGGGCATCGTGGTTGGGCTGCTGCCGCAACTGCTGGCTCGGTACCCGGACCTGCGCATCGACCTGGATGTGTCGGACAAACTGGTGGACCTGGTCGGGCAGGGCCTTGACCTGGCCTTGCGCGTAGCGCCCCTGGCCGACTCGGAACTGGTGGCGCGCAAGATCGCCCCCAACCCGAGGGTGCTGTGCGCAGCGCCCGCTTACCTGCAACAGCACGGCCAGCCGCGCACAATGGCGGACCTGGAACAACATGCCTGCATCATGCTGCAGGCTGTGCCACGCTGGCCGTTCGTGGTCGACGGGGGCCTGCAGCATCGACGCATGCAGGCGCGGGTGAGTACCAGCAGCGTGGAGGCTGTGAGGTCGGCCGCTGTTCAAGGATTGGGCATCGCCATGCTGGCTCATTGGGATGTGTTTCAGCACATCCGTGACGGCCTGCTGGTAGAGATCACGCTGCAGGACGCACAGATGGAGCAGTTGGCCGTCTGGGCGGTGATGCCGACCCGTCGCTACGTACCGGCGCGGGTGAAAGTGTTTCTCGAGGCGCTGGAAGGCGCGCTGGCGCGTCACGGCCGGCCAGCTTGA
- a CDS encoding peroxiredoxin produces the protein MIKTGDTLPDVTLYQYSNGEGGCAIGPNAFSLHERCKQKKVVIFGLPGAFTPTCSERHVPGYVAAAQDLFATGVAEILCVSVNDAFVMNTWGASLQVGEAVRMIGDGNGEFSEALGLIQDLSARGMGRRSQRYAMLVDNLVVRHIAVEAPGKFECSDAASMLAVCKP, from the coding sequence ATGATCAAGACCGGCGATACACTGCCCGACGTAACGCTTTACCAGTACAGCAACGGCGAGGGCGGTTGTGCGATCGGCCCGAACGCGTTTTCCCTGCACGAGCGCTGCAAGCAGAAAAAAGTGGTGATCTTCGGCTTGCCTGGTGCCTTCACGCCAACCTGTTCGGAACGGCATGTTCCGGGTTACGTGGCTGCGGCCCAGGATCTGTTCGCTACCGGGGTTGCCGAAATTCTCTGTGTTTCGGTCAATGATGCATTCGTCATGAATACCTGGGGCGCGAGCCTGCAGGTGGGCGAGGCGGTCAGGATGATTGGCGATGGCAACGGTGAGTTCAGCGAGGCGCTGGGCCTGATTCAGGACCTCTCGGCACGCGGCATGGGCCGGCGTTCGCAACGCTATGCCATGTTGGTCGACAACCTGGTGGTCCGGCACATCGCGGTCGAAGCACCCGGCAAGTTCGAGTGCAGCGACGCCGCGAGCATGTTGGCTGTTTGTAAGCCCTGA
- a CDS encoding LysR family transcriptional regulator, with protein sequence MNLKALRCCVEIVRQGSFTKAAQHLHIAQPALSMAVTRLEEELGVTLFNRTTRKVILTAEGERFLPRIESALREMDVARQELRDMADLKRGEVRLGIPPMFGLHYVPGLMNAFRQLYPGIAMTVFEGSAEDIGHRLEQREIDLALLESRRVPPDKESILLGSDEMLACMHPDHPYAGKAFLTAEDLRNTDMVVFDRTFVQRHLLDAFFAEHGITYQVALQSNFVSLVVQAALDNMGVATLLRSVQQRTPGIVGVPFQPAQQMSFRLCWRSGEYLSLASKRFIDFAAQTHYLER encoded by the coding sequence ATGAACCTCAAGGCATTGCGCTGCTGCGTCGAGATCGTGCGCCAAGGCAGCTTCACCAAAGCCGCGCAGCACCTGCATATTGCCCAGCCGGCACTGAGCATGGCTGTTACCCGCCTGGAAGAAGAACTGGGCGTCACCCTGTTCAACCGCACCACGCGCAAAGTCATCCTGACAGCCGAGGGCGAACGCTTCCTGCCACGTATCGAATCGGCCCTGCGCGAAATGGATGTGGCCCGGCAAGAACTGCGCGACATGGCCGACCTGAAGCGCGGCGAAGTGCGCCTGGGTATCCCGCCGATGTTCGGCCTGCACTATGTGCCCGGCTTGATGAACGCCTTCCGCCAGCTGTACCCGGGCATTGCCATGACCGTGTTCGAAGGCAGTGCCGAGGACATTGGCCATCGCCTGGAACAACGGGAAATCGACCTGGCGCTGCTGGAGTCCAGGCGCGTGCCGCCCGACAAGGAATCGATCCTGCTGGGCAGCGACGAGATGCTGGCGTGCATGCACCCTGACCATCCCTATGCCGGCAAGGCCTTCCTCACGGCCGAGGACCTGCGCAATACCGACATGGTGGTATTCGACCGCACCTTCGTGCAGCGCCACCTGCTGGATGCGTTCTTCGCCGAACATGGCATCACATACCAGGTAGCACTGCAGAGCAACTTCGTATCGCTGGTGGTACAGGCCGCGCTGGACAACATGGGCGTGGCGACCCTGCTGCGCTCGGTGCAACAACGCACGCCGGGCATTGTCGGCGTACCGTTCCAGCCAGCGCAGCAGATGAGCTTCCGCTTGTGCTGGCGCTCGGGGGAATACCTGTCGCTGGCCAGCAAGCGCTTCATCGATTTTGCCGCGCAGACCCATTACCTGGAGCGTTGA
- a CDS encoding APC family permease, protein MATLKRTLSLGSVVLFGIAYMTPIIVLGTFGILAETTGGRVPAAYLAAAIAMLFTALSYGHMARAFPVAGSAYTYVRKSISPQLGFITGWAVLLDYLFLPMAIWLIGAAYLHSAFPGVPQAIWVLAFIGITTTINVIGLRLAKAVNGLLMFIQLLVLAAFVALAVHYVWGDPTVPLWTLEPFYKEGTQLPLIMSGAAIACYSFLGFDAVSTLTEETREPRKNIPKAILLITLIGGGLFIACSYFVQLAHPSTDFANADAAAYEIAQNIGGDIFVSIFLLGLIVGQFTSGLSAQASASRLLYAMGRDGVLPRSFFGKLSERFSTPVPSIILCGVVALLALRMDVTTSTSFINFGAFLAFSLVNLAVIFHYWVAMQQRGANALLMYLAFPLVGFASTLWLMASLDHLAIYLGAGWLCLGVLYLTVITRGFKRKPPEMHFEEA, encoded by the coding sequence ATGGCCACACTCAAGCGAACGCTTTCGCTGGGCTCGGTGGTGCTTTTCGGCATCGCCTACATGACCCCCATCATCGTCCTGGGCACATTCGGTATCCTGGCCGAGACCACGGGAGGGAGGGTACCCGCAGCCTACCTCGCTGCCGCCATCGCCATGCTCTTTACCGCCTTGAGCTACGGCCACATGGCGCGCGCCTTCCCGGTCGCCGGGTCCGCCTATACCTACGTGCGCAAATCGATCAGCCCGCAGCTGGGCTTCATCACCGGGTGGGCGGTGTTGCTCGACTACCTGTTCCTGCCCATGGCGATCTGGCTCATTGGCGCGGCCTATCTGCACTCGGCGTTCCCGGGCGTGCCGCAAGCCATTTGGGTGCTGGCATTCATCGGCATCACCACGACGATCAATGTGATCGGCCTGCGGCTGGCCAAGGCCGTCAATGGCCTGTTGATGTTCATTCAGCTGCTGGTGCTGGCCGCGTTCGTTGCACTCGCGGTGCATTATGTCTGGGGCGACCCCACGGTGCCGCTGTGGACACTCGAGCCGTTCTACAAGGAAGGCACCCAGTTGCCGCTGATCATGAGCGGTGCGGCGATTGCCTGCTATTCATTCCTGGGCTTCGACGCGGTCAGCACCCTGACCGAAGAAACCAGGGAACCACGCAAGAACATCCCGAAAGCCATCCTGCTGATCACCCTGATCGGCGGTGGGCTGTTCATCGCCTGCAGCTACTTCGTTCAGCTCGCTCACCCGTCCACCGACTTTGCCAACGCCGACGCGGCGGCTTATGAAATTGCCCAGAACATCGGTGGCGACATCTTCGTCAGCATCTTCCTGCTGGGGCTGATCGTCGGCCAGTTCACTTCGGGCCTGTCGGCGCAAGCCAGCGCCTCCCGCCTGCTGTATGCGATGGGACGTGACGGTGTGCTGCCCAGGTCATTCTTCGGCAAGCTGAGCGAACGCTTCAGCACGCCGGTGCCCAGCATCATCCTGTGCGGAGTGGTCGCCCTGCTCGCCTTGCGCATGGACGTGACGACCTCCACCTCGTTCATCAACTTCGGTGCCTTTCTCGCCTTCAGCCTGGTCAACCTGGCGGTGATCTTCCACTACTGGGTTGCCATGCAGCAGCGTGGTGCCAACGCGCTGCTGATGTACCTCGCATTCCCCCTGGTGGGCTTTGCCTCCACCTTGTGGCTGATGGCGAGTCTCGATCACCTGGCGATCTACCTGGGGGCAGGCTGGCTCTGCCTCGGGGTGCTCTACCTGACCGTGATTACCCGTGGTTTCAAGCGCAAGCCACCGGAGATGCATTTCGAGGAAGCCTGA
- a CDS encoding carbon-nitrogen hydrolase family protein, which yields MKVELVQLAGRDGDTAYNLQRTIEAIGNCGADTDLLVFPETQLMGFPTEENIGRIAEPLDGPSITAVQQAAQAQNVAVVVGLAEAADDGRFYNTTVLVTPEGVALTYRKTHLWASDCGVFTPGDRFATALFKGIRVGLLICFDIEFPETARALGQLGAELIIVTNGNMDPYGPTHRTAITARAMENQAFAVMVNRVGDGDGGLVFAGGSAVVDTYGQLLCEAGRGECRMTVELAMEQLQQSRRDYTYIAQRRIQLPGEQVEHANGLRELIIPS from the coding sequence ATGAAGGTAGAGCTTGTCCAACTGGCCGGTCGCGATGGCGATACCGCGTACAACCTGCAGCGCACCATCGAGGCGATCGGCAACTGCGGCGCCGATACCGATCTGCTGGTCTTTCCGGAAACCCAGTTGATGGGCTTCCCAACCGAAGAAAACATCGGCCGCATCGCCGAGCCACTGGATGGCCCGAGCATCACGGCAGTCCAACAGGCCGCACAAGCGCAAAACGTTGCCGTGGTCGTCGGGCTGGCCGAAGCCGCAGACGACGGTCGTTTCTACAACACCACCGTGCTGGTTACGCCTGAAGGCGTAGCGCTCACCTACCGCAAGACCCACCTTTGGGCATCGGACTGCGGGGTTTTCACCCCAGGCGACCGTTTTGCGACAGCCCTGTTCAAAGGCATCCGTGTCGGCCTGCTGATCTGCTTTGACATCGAATTCCCCGAAACCGCCCGTGCCCTGGGGCAGCTGGGCGCAGAACTGATCATTGTCACCAACGGCAACATGGACCCGTACGGGCCCACTCACAGAACCGCCATCACCGCACGCGCCATGGAAAACCAGGCCTTCGCGGTCATGGTCAACCGCGTGGGCGACGGTGATGGCGGCCTGGTCTTCGCTGGCGGCAGTGCCGTCGTCGACACGTACGGCCAGTTGCTGTGCGAAGCCGGCCGTGGCGAGTGCCGCATGACCGTCGAGCTGGCCATGGAGCAACTGCAGCAGTCACGGCGCGACTACACCTACATCGCCCAGCGCCGCATCCAGCTGCCGGGTGAACAGGTCGAGCACGCCAACGGCCTTCGCGAACTGATCATCCCCTCCTGA
- a CDS encoding helix-turn-helix transcriptional regulator encodes MNFTLHDIAWHRSVGQLIETLDKDHFWTALVRLLNEYVACDSWVALLFSAGRPQVFAECPSADGNPDPLFQDYLNGLYLLDPFYVASREAAVSGLVRLADVAPECFEQTDYYQRYFRLNVVADEIQYNVQLDAQRTLCLSLGSKRRFSIEQVTLLELLRPWVTALMRQRMTFERELLEEATKPAPHWQSRMEDRVEQMESPLTGRELEVGRLMLSGCSSKEIARKLEISVETVKVHRKHMYSKLGIKSQSELFSLFLQAQLG; translated from the coding sequence ATGAATTTTACGCTGCACGACATCGCCTGGCACCGATCGGTAGGCCAATTGATCGAAACCCTCGACAAGGACCACTTCTGGACAGCCCTGGTGCGGTTGCTGAACGAGTACGTTGCCTGCGACAGCTGGGTTGCGCTGCTGTTTTCCGCAGGGCGCCCGCAGGTGTTCGCCGAATGCCCCAGTGCAGACGGCAACCCTGATCCGCTGTTCCAGGATTACCTGAACGGCCTGTACCTGCTGGACCCGTTCTACGTGGCCAGCCGAGAGGCTGCGGTGTCCGGCCTGGTGCGCCTGGCGGATGTGGCCCCTGAATGTTTCGAGCAGACAGACTACTACCAGCGCTATTTCCGGCTTAACGTGGTTGCCGATGAAATTCAGTACAACGTGCAGCTGGATGCGCAGCGCACGCTGTGCCTGTCGCTGGGTAGCAAGCGCCGGTTCAGCATCGAACAGGTCACCCTGCTGGAACTGTTGCGGCCGTGGGTAACTGCGCTGATGCGCCAGCGGATGACCTTCGAGCGGGAGTTGCTGGAAGAGGCCACCAAGCCCGCGCCGCACTGGCAAAGCCGCATGGAGGACAGGGTCGAGCAGATGGAGTCGCCGCTGACCGGGCGTGAGCTGGAGGTGGGCAGGCTGATGCTCAGCGGGTGTTCCAGCAAAGAGATCGCGCGCAAGCTTGAAATCTCCGTGGAGACAGTGAAAGTGCACCGCAAGCATATGTACAGCAAGCTGGGTATCAAATCGCAGTCGGAGCTGTTTTCGCTGTTTCTTCAGGCCCAGCTGGGTTGA